gagaAACTGTGTCCTCTTTCCTTTTAAGTACATAAATTATTCATGTATGACACTTTTTGCATAGTAAGTAAGCCCCACTGTCGACTAACAtcacttttcttttctttcttttgtttGTAACTTATGTTTTAGTCGATaatttgggttccgtacctcaaaaggaaaaacggaacccttataggatcactcgtgcgtctgtctgtccgtctgtcacagcctattttctccgaaactactggaccaattcagttgaaattcggtacacatatgtaagtttgtgacccaaagacggacatgtaacgtaaacaaattaattttaaacatgggggccgcttttggggggtaaatgagaaaattaaaaaataaagtttttaaactatatcgtgttacatatcaaatgaaagctcattgtgagaatcgcgaattggaacgcgagtccgactcgcacttggccggttttttatttaactattactcatgtgtatttttttgtgcAGGTCATCCTCATAATAGGAATAAACGGCGGATGCCGTACTAATGAACTCATGAGCCTTACTGTCGATGGCATCGAAAAACATTCAGACACCCTGCTTTTAATAAAACTGCCAAACTCAAAGACGAGTAATGACAGATCTTTTGTCGTTCGTGAGGAATATGTCAAGATTGTCGAGCAGTATCAATCATTACGCCCACCCAATGCAAAGACGGACCGATTTTTTTTGCAGTATCACAAGGGCAGGTGTATAAGACAGCCTATGGGTGTAAATAAGATAGGCGGGACACCGCGAGACATCGCAACGTATTTGAAACTTCAAGACCCTCAAGATTACACCGGGCATTGTTTTAGGCGAACATGGGCGTCGCTTTTGGGGGATTCGGGGGCTGACCTCAGCTCTTTAAAACGCCATGGCGATATTCGTCCGGGTACATCTAGAGACACACAGGCTGAAAGTCAACCTAAGCCGAAAATCTGGGTCTGTATTGACCCTCCAGAAACTTAAGTGTCGGTTATGTTTAAGAATAAAGGATGACGTAGCAACATTAAAGTTGGCGATGTCATtgaaaatgagtgacggattgaacgttctCACCCGTTACATCGTCACACGAATGATACCTTAACGTTCTTCGTCATAAATATTACTATaataagctgacgcgacgatcATTGTTTCGATAGTCGTGTCACTCGTGTCAGCGAatggtctcatagcgaagattCTCGAGCAACACCTCGAGATACTatcgctgggtggttggatcaagggtcaaaTGATTTTGGACACGGCCTACGGTGCGTATAGTCCGTCGGCtcctcactctgcggccctgaccaccggcagctcgTGCCCTGCCCCGCTGCAGGCGGTACcctatgttaggttttttagaatgtgtttctatgtattttgtattgtttttttatgtgtttttatGTTCATATTGTAATAAACCTTAACCTATTTTACTATTTACCTTCATATTCATATTGTAATAAACCTTAACCTAagatgaaaaataaacaaagtaaaTAATAGGAAATgtcataaagtaaaatattgttactgACTTGAACTTATATAACATTTTCGCAATTGATAATTATGTAAGCTAATATTAGACGATATTTACCAGTTGATTGATTTTGACGAATGTATGAACATTAGGCTATtgtataaacataatatatatctaCTCCAAGAACGaaagtttttcgtataaagaacTTTGTCGCAGATTTTTTTAGGCAGATTTAGATTAAGTTGTAATGCTTAGTAAGTGATGGGTAATTAATTAAAGAATTTATTACTTGTTGTTTACAGTGTAGTGTTTTCAGTAACGCTGGTATTGATAAAGTAAAAGATTTCAAATAGAACTTCAACTAGTtataaaatacgagtatcaACTGTACTATCAGtttcattatataaatatttaaataacgagaaaattttaattacctattttttatttttgtgttcgcTGTTTAGTGTTGAAAAGTTGCATGAGCAACACGAGAGCAAGGTTATTTCCATCAAGAGTCCTTTGCTACGCTCACGATGAATAAAACTTCACAAATAACttgtttttcataattttaaactaacacgttatttatttatggcctgacgttttgaaTGTGACgctacgttcgtggtcacagacTGGCGACTCTGGCGACGTATTGTACCAACATCTCCTGCATCTTcttcaggccataaataaacgtaagtatttacgcgattaagtcctgtattagtttaagattatgagtgaaaatcgtaatatttagatcagtacggtcttactattatttttctttgtcgcttttggcgacatgttcaTGTTTggcgtactgatctaaatattttgaaatatgtctcacgacagtttaatttcgattagtgaaaatcgtgttagtttaaatcaatataactTGTTTATCGTTTTAGGACCAATATTTATACCAGCGAAAAGAGGAGTTATGCTATTATGCAACGGCTTTACGTATAGCTTGGTGAGCCACGGGAATTACTACTGTTCTAAAAAGGATACGAGAAAGTGTAAAGGAAAAGTGAAACTGGATgcgaacaataaaatattagaaatcAAAGAGACGCATAATCACGATCCTCCTAAGTTCCATGTTACTAAAGATGgtcaatatattaatataaaataaattgtgtaatctaataaatataaaataaaaagtggaagtccctttttgacagcttttgttagaaagggacttccacttgtattacaagcttcaagcttttgataaacgggccccaggtgttCGATTTTGTCCCGGTTGCCGTCGAGACGttggtgtgccgaggccaaagCCTTTATTAAGAATATAGTGCGACGCTTAAGGGAAAGGGGCATCgaccctcgctctggttctttccttgtccaaaagatatccctggccattcagcgaggtaatgctgcctgtatttttggcacatttggtccgggggataatagtagtagtagtagtaaatcgctttattgtacaaaacaaaaattgttaacatgaaattcatataaatttaggtacaaaggcgagcttatccctataatcagagtggggggtaatattgtatttgttaagtcatttagttttactttttcgtaggtttattttaatttataagtaatttgtatttttgattGTTACTctagtttaaattttataatatgatatttctatataaataattattagttaatattttaattatatcaagaaataaattgtttatGTGTAAAAATCTGTATTGATGATTGAATTAATGTATAGTTTTTAAGTTACACGGACGTGTAAtgattatttttacaaaataggaatagttttattgaatttttatgGAAACTAAATTTAAGTGGAATAAAAAATGTGAATATATGTATGTGCAAAACATGCGCCTAATTTATTACAAGCAGCAATAAAGATTGAATGATTGACAACATTGAATGATTGAATAAGTATTACGTAACTTAAGGGGCAACGAGAGGGGTAGGTAACTGAAATATTGTAAACGAAAGTCTATAGAATCACGACAGCAGCAGGCTGGAGACTtaagtttgcaatattcttaactccggagttacacacaatgtttttcatcacatttgCGACGAAAAAACTAGGTAATTATTAAGcgaattaaatcttaaatacgCTGACATTTTTAACATTCGttcgccatattgtcatttttttgtCATGCAGGTTAGGCATCGTAGGCCCATTAGCCATAGCCACGATTGAACgttgtggaaaaaaatatatttttaaacaaacaaaaaaatatataagaggcagtatttaaaaagtaaaactcatttataccttgACTTTTTAAATAAGTGCCGCACAAGAAAGGATTTGAAAAAAAAGCGAGTCAAATTGGATACAAATAATAAGGTACTTAGTAGAAACacactacacagtacacacTCAACCACGAACctcttaattttaatgttaccaAACATGACGAATATTGTAAGTGCAGCACAAGAAAGGATCTGAAGAAATGTAAAGCGAAAGTGAAATTGCACGAAACAGTAATATTATATACCTTGATACGCAAAGCAAAAccacgaacctaacctaacttttatGTTGTACTTATACATTTTGTAGCTTCTTTGAAACTTTGAACTATCACTTGGTCGCTAGACGTACATACTTTCATACAATCAGActtttacagattttttttttgcttttagaGGCAGTATTTATTTCTACAAATCGAGGAATTCTTCTCATGGTCAACCGTTACACATACAGCATGATGGGAAAAGGGAATTACTACTGTTCTAAGAAGGATACGAAGAAGTGTAAAGCAAAAGTGAAACTGGATGCAAATGGAAAGATATTAGAAATTAAAGAGGTACATAATCACGAGCCTCCCAAGTTTCATGTTACTAAAGCTGGTGCATACATTAGTATTCAATAAATAAGATCaatggtttatatgtataaattaattttgatgatagaattaatgtatttttttttagttaaacgGACatgtattgattatttttgtgaaaCAGGAATAgttgttttcatttttatgGAAACTAAATTTAagtgaaataaaaatgtgaaaatacaAATCGTATGCATACCTATTACAAACCCCTCAGTTTATAAATTGAATAGATTCATATAACCAgactttaacagttttttttttacttttagaggCAGTATTTATTCCTACAAATCGAGGAACTCTTCTCATGGTCAACCGTTACACGTACAGCATGATGGGAAAGGGGAATTACTACTGTTCTAAAAAGAATAGGAAGAAGTGTAAATCAAAAGTGAAACTGGATGCAAATGGAAAGATATTAGAAATTAAAGAGACACATAATCACGAGCCTCCCAAGTTTCATGTTACTAAAGCTGGTGAATACattaatattcaataaataagatcaattgtttatgtgtataaatcAATTTTGATGATAGaatgaatgtattttttttatttaaacggaCATGAttgtattgattatttttgtgaaataggaatagttgttttcatttttatgGAAACCAAATTTaagtgaaataaaaatgttaaaatacaaATCGTATGCATACCTATTACaaacagtgttggccgaacgctaatgccattaaccattaaaaattaacaattaaaaaggttaatggccattaaccattagccatttaattcggattaaagttaattcggattaaagttaattcggattaaatttttgagacgttaatggccattgaagttaattcggattaactttaattcggattaacttcaatggccattaaagtttcaaaaaatttattagaattactctcaattgcatcaacgtctaataaaattacattcgtgatattttaaaatgagacagcaaaatgaccctgactgaaccctggcagtagtagcagtacctacctactacctagtagaattctggtttggtgcaacacagacatacgcggttttggtcatttaaatcgtcttgatgagcacttcggagagccgtacccacgatagagctgatgctgaaccctggcagtacctaatggatctaaggtttggtgcaacataggcacacgctgttttagtcatccgactcgtcttgatgagcacttcggagagccatacccatgatagagctgatgctgaaccctggcagtacctaatggatctaaggtttggtgcaacataggcacacgctgttttagtcacccgactcgtcttgatgagcacttaggagagcagtacccataatggaggtgatgctgaaccctggcagtacctagcggaactaaggtttggtgcaacataggcacacgctgttttagtcatccgactcgtcttgatgagcacttaggagagcagtacccatgatagagctgatgctgaaccctggcactacctagtggatctaaggtttggtgcaacataggcacacgctgttttagtcacccgactcgtcttgatgagcacttaggagagcggtacccatgatagagctgatgctgaaccctagcagtacctagtggatctaaggtttggtgcaacataggcacaccctgttttagtcacccgactcgtcttgatgagcacttaggagagcagtacccataatggagctgatgctgaaccctggcagtacctagtggatctaaggtttggtgcaacataggcacacgctgttttagtcacccgactcgtcttgatgagcacttaggagagcagtacccatgatagagctgatgctgaaccctggcagtacctagtggatctaaggtttggtgcaacataggcacacgctgttttagtcacccgactcgtcttgatgagcacttaggagagcggtacccatgatagagctgatgctgaaccctggcagtacctagtggatctaaggtttggtgcaacataggcacacgctgttttagtcacccgactcgtcttgatgagcacttaggagagcagtacccatgatagagctgatgctgaaccctggcactacctagtggatctaaggtttggtgcaacataggcacacgctgttttagtcatccgactcgtcttgatgagcacttaggagagcagtacccatgatagagctgatgctgaaccctggcagtacctagtggatctaaggtttggtgcaacataggcacacgctgttttagtcacccgactcgtcttgatgagcacttaggagagcggtacccatgatagagctgatgctgaaccctggcagtacctagtggatctaaggtttggtgcaacataggcacgcgctgtttcggtcatctgactcgtcttgatgagcacttaggagagcggtacccatgatagagctgatgctgcaccctggcagtacctagtggatctaaggtttggtgcaacataggcacgcgctgtttaggtcatccgactcgtcttgatgagcacttagaagagcagtacccatgatagagctgatgctgaaccctggcagtacctagtgggtctaaggtttggtgcaacataggcacacgctgttttagtcatccgactcgtcttgatgagcacttaggagagcagtacccatgatagagctgatgctgaaccctggcagtacctagtggatctaaggtttggtgcaacataggcacacgctgttttagtcacccgactcgtcttgatgagcacttagtagagcggtacccatgatagagctgatgctgaaccctggcagtacctagtggatctaaggtttggtgcaacataggcacgcgctgtttaggtcgtccgactcgtcttgatgagcacttaggagagcagtacccatgatagagctgatgctgcaccctggcagtacctagtggatctaaggtttggtgcaacataggcacgcgctgttttggtcatctgactcgtcttgatgagcacttaggagagcggtacccacgatagagctgatgctgaaccctggcagtacctagtggatctaaggtttggtgcaacataggcacgcgctgttttggtcatctgactcgtcttgatgagcacttagtagagcggtacccatgatagagctgatgctgaaccctggcagtacatagtggaagtaaggtttggtgcaacataggcacgcgctgttttggtcatccgactcgtcttgaggagcacttagaagagcagtaaccatgatagagctgatgctgaaccctggcagtacctagtggatctagggtttggtgcaacataggcacacgctgttttagtcatccgactcgtcttgatgagcacttaggagtgcagtacccatgatagagctgatgctgaaccctggcagtacctagtggatccagggtttggtgcaacataggcacacgctgttttagtcatccgactcgtcttgatgagcacttaggagagcagtacccatgatagagctgatgctgaaccctggcagtacctagtggatctaaggtttggtacaacataggcacacgctgttttagtcacccgactcgtcttgatgagcacttaggagagcagtacccataatggagctgatgctgaaccctggcagtacctagtggaactaaggtttggtgcaacataggcacacgctgttttagtcatccgactcgtcttgatgagcacttaggagagcagtacccatgatagagctgatgctgaaccctggcactacctagtggatctaaggtttggtgcaacataggcacacgctgttttagtcacccgactcgtcttgatgagcacttaggagagcagtacccataatagagctgatgctgaaccctggcagtacctagcggaactaaggattagtgcaacataggcacacgctgttttagccgactcgtcttgatgagcacttagaagagcagtacccatgatagagctgatgctgaaccctggcagtacctagtgggtctaaggtttggtgcaacataggcacacgctgttttagtcatccgactcgtcttgatgagcacttaggagagcagtacccatgatagagctgatgctgaaccctggcagtacctagtggatctaaggtttggtgcaacataggcacacgctgttttagtcacccgactcgtcttgatgagcacttagtagagcagtacccatgatagagctgatgctgaaccctggcagtacctagtggatctagggtttggtgcaacataggcacacgctgttttagtcacccgactcgtcttgatgagcacttaggagagcagtacccataatagagctgatgctgaaccctggcagtacctagcggaactaaggattagtgcaacataggcacacgctgttttagtcatccgactcgtcttgatgagcacttagaagagcagtacccatgatagagctgatgctgaaccctggcagtacctagtgggtctaaggtttggtgcaacataggcacacgctgttttagtcatccgactcgtcttgatgagcacttaggagagcagtacccatgatagagctgatgctgaaccctggcagtacctagtggatctaaggtttggtgcaacataggcacacgctgttttagtcacccgactcgtcttgatgagcacttagtagagcagtacccatgatagagctgatgctgaaccctggcagtacctagtggatctagggtttggtgca
The sequence above is drawn from the Cydia strobilella chromosome 2, ilCydStro3.1, whole genome shotgun sequence genome and encodes:
- the LOC134750073 gene encoding uncharacterized protein LOC134750073; this encodes MTETSDDEGNLNPDDVKGTSKDPELTFLPEKSREIYFRAYDNFNKWRVENDVKTLSETVLLSYFMHLSQTKQPPTMWSIYSMLKATMKIKDDVHIENYSELITFLKGMQVGHNPKKSKMFTSSDIDKFINEAPDIIYLGAKVILIIGINGGCRTNELMSLTVDGIEKHSDTLLLIKLPNSKTSNDRSFVVREEYVKIVEQYQSLRPPNAKTDRFFLQYHKGRCIRQPMGVNKIGGTPRDIATYLKLQDPQDYTGHCFRRTWASLLGDSGADLSSLKRHGDIRPGTSRDTQAESQPKPKIWVCIDPPET